A single region of the Archangium lipolyticum genome encodes:
- a CDS encoding DUF2171 domain-containing protein, translating into MVRLEEVREGMVVRDAEGRKVGRVGAVGESHFELEPRLLSRDEFLVEYADVRHVRDGELYLERTPHLLKLEDDDGGALPPRHSEGLEAEPVNVNVDEEEEHPMGHGLDGSLTHL; encoded by the coding sequence ATGGTACGGCTGGAAGAGGTGCGTGAGGGCATGGTGGTGCGGGACGCGGAGGGCCGGAAGGTGGGGCGCGTGGGCGCGGTGGGCGAGAGCCACTTCGAGCTGGAGCCGCGCCTGCTGTCTCGCGACGAGTTCCTGGTGGAATACGCGGACGTGCGCCACGTGCGCGACGGCGAGCTGTACCTCGAGCGCACCCCGCACCTGCTGAAGCTGGAGGACGACGACGGTGGCGCGCTGCCCCCGCGGCACAGCGAGGGCCTGGAGGCGGAGCCGGTGAACGTGAACGTGGACGAGGAGGAGGAGCACCCCATGGGTCATGGGTTGGACGGCTCCCTGACACACCTGTGA
- a CDS encoding sensor histidine kinase, whose amino-acid sequence MTIPAAPLRFLLSPSLGEVKEHVRAELFGRALAQRLGRPVVVELAPSYEALERELVEGRVDLAWGTAEQCTAFEPESRAVLRAVRAGRWYYHAALVCRAERPLTLETLKGTRAAWVAPRSTGGYLLPVRHLQARGHTASDTFHEERFHGTYRKALQAVLAGEADVATIYSSHPEENTVRAYLAEHVGADERLLIPFEFTEPTLADGLILTSRLQEADAAALVSILTTLAVGGAGLEPLLGLFDSEGFVLSSLPVPRPPPLRAARHTEYLAAELDAQERCMRLWTPTGSAFGRDTRHAEGRALETVLGPEAGAALVALARAARHSGVGGRVEYRLEVEGDTRWYAAEATVRAPAPGSTASTTTALLVRDVTELRALEEELYRLASFPLLHPEPMLEVGMDGALRYANPAAHTAFPDLLVRGAGHPLVEATLAWAKRGAEVGESPPTVQLGGRHWELTVALLLDPEGLRVFAKNVTARKQMEAQLFKADRMAALGSLAAAVGHEMNNPLAYMLANLSFATEELERIRKALREQGSELGEDLGDVEEALGEVRDGADRLKTIVQDLRMLSRAPPEQRERVELVPVLEHALSLVRGELRHRAKLEKDFRPVPLVDGDEGRLGQVFLNLLLNAVQAMSELDAARNVLRVATYTGPGGEVVVEVQDTGVGMAPEVLARLFEPFFTTRPASTGLGLSVSHAIVSSLGGTLRAESREGVGTTLTVILPAAPSHNNPSPSGRGTG is encoded by the coding sequence GTGACGATACCGGCCGCGCCCCTCCGTTTCCTCCTCTCCCCGTCGCTCGGAGAGGTGAAGGAGCACGTGCGGGCCGAGCTCTTCGGCCGGGCACTCGCCCAGCGGCTGGGCCGCCCGGTGGTGGTGGAGCTGGCGCCCTCGTACGAGGCCCTGGAGCGGGAGCTGGTGGAAGGCCGGGTGGACCTCGCCTGGGGCACCGCCGAGCAGTGCACCGCCTTCGAGCCGGAGTCGCGCGCGGTGCTGAGGGCCGTGCGGGCGGGGCGCTGGTACTACCACGCGGCGCTGGTGTGCAGGGCCGAGCGGCCGCTCACCCTGGAGACGTTGAAGGGCACGCGCGCCGCCTGGGTGGCTCCGCGCTCCACAGGCGGATACCTGCTGCCCGTGCGCCACCTGCAGGCCCGGGGGCACACCGCCTCGGACACCTTCCACGAGGAGCGCTTCCACGGCACCTACCGCAAGGCGCTACAGGCGGTGCTGGCCGGCGAGGCGGACGTGGCCACCATCTACTCGAGCCACCCGGAGGAGAACACCGTCCGGGCCTACCTCGCCGAGCACGTGGGTGCGGACGAGCGCCTGCTCATCCCCTTCGAGTTCACCGAGCCCACGCTGGCCGACGGGCTCATCCTCACGTCGCGGTTGCAGGAGGCGGACGCGGCCGCGCTGGTGTCCATCCTCACCACGCTGGCAGTGGGGGGCGCGGGGCTGGAGCCACTGCTGGGCCTCTTCGACAGCGAGGGTTTCGTGCTCTCCTCGCTGCCGGTACCCCGGCCGCCCCCGCTCCGGGCGGCGCGGCACACGGAGTACCTGGCGGCGGAGCTGGACGCGCAGGAGCGGTGCATGCGGCTGTGGACGCCCACGGGCTCGGCCTTCGGGCGGGACACGCGCCACGCCGAGGGCCGAGCGCTGGAGACGGTGCTGGGGCCCGAGGCGGGAGCCGCGCTGGTGGCGCTCGCGCGGGCGGCGAGGCACAGCGGCGTGGGAGGACGGGTGGAGTACCGCCTGGAGGTGGAGGGAGACACACGGTGGTACGCGGCCGAGGCCACGGTGCGAGCGCCGGCCCCGGGCAGCACGGCGAGCACCACCACGGCGCTGCTGGTGCGGGACGTCACCGAGCTGCGCGCACTGGAGGAGGAGCTGTACCGGCTGGCCTCCTTCCCACTGCTGCACCCGGAGCCGATGCTGGAGGTGGGGATGGACGGGGCGCTGCGCTACGCCAACCCGGCGGCGCACACGGCCTTCCCGGATCTGCTGGTGCGTGGGGCGGGGCACCCGCTGGTGGAGGCGACACTGGCGTGGGCGAAGCGGGGCGCGGAGGTGGGCGAGTCCCCGCCCACGGTGCAACTGGGAGGGCGGCACTGGGAGCTGACGGTGGCGCTGCTGTTGGACCCCGAGGGGCTGCGGGTGTTCGCCAAGAACGTGACGGCGCGCAAGCAGATGGAGGCCCAGCTCTTCAAGGCGGACCGGATGGCGGCGCTGGGCTCGCTGGCGGCGGCGGTGGGGCACGAGATGAACAATCCGCTGGCCTACATGCTGGCCAACCTCAGCTTCGCGACCGAGGAGCTGGAGCGGATCCGGAAGGCATTGCGCGAGCAGGGAAGCGAGCTGGGAGAGGACCTGGGCGACGTGGAGGAGGCGCTGGGCGAAGTGAGGGACGGGGCGGACCGGCTGAAGACGATCGTGCAGGACCTGCGGATGCTGTCGCGCGCACCGCCGGAGCAACGGGAGCGGGTGGAGCTGGTACCGGTGCTGGAGCACGCGCTGAGCCTGGTGCGGGGTGAGCTGCGGCACCGGGCGAAGCTGGAGAAGGACTTCCGGCCGGTGCCGCTGGTGGACGGGGACGAAGGACGGCTGGGCCAGGTGTTCCTCAACCTGCTGTTGAACGCGGTGCAGGCGATGAGCGAGCTGGACGCGGCGCGCAACGTGCTGCGGGTGGCGACGTACACGGGGCCTGGGGGCGAGGTGGTGGTGGAGGTGCAGGACACGGGGGTGGGGATGGCGCCGGAGGTACTGGCGCGGCTGTTCGAGCCCTTCTTCACCACGAGGCCGGCGAGCACGGGGCTGGGGCTGTCGGTGAGCCACGCCATCGTGTCGAGCCTGGGAGGCACACTGCGAGCGGAGAGCCGCGAGGGAGTGGGCACGACCCTGACAGTCATCCTGCCGGCCGCGCCGTCCCACAACAACCCCTCTCCCTCTGGGAGAGGGACGGGGTGA